A stretch of the Candidatus Ozemobacteraceae bacterium genome encodes the following:
- a CDS encoding dihydroorotase family protein: protein MLIRNARWLDNNGNVRSGSIRIEGQAVHSLGVETPDDDAGSEIFDAAGLLALPGLIDAHTHFREPGGCPKEGIANGSRAALAGGVTTVLDMPNNRPTCSTPARLEAKKSLFRRKCRTNWGLHILASTTAPVPEAIASAKVFMSPSGQARAVVSVDELATIFVRYPRVTIHAEDASEFPQGTNLRHHLARPRSAIVNALRKIETAYEKLDARQRPRLALCHISTREEVEWLRTVKRRGWDVWGETCPHYLFFTQTDQQRAGPVLQANPPLRGTEDRAALLEALADGTIDYISTDHAPHLPGEKASVRPPSGIASIEWFLPLLASLADRGSISWKRLLQIACENPTRCFDIPLRNGIKPGNIADIVFISPAGAYLPDRKIVTRAQVNPYAGFTFTRRVEAVLVNGAWAYSRRIYINNSSISREAYEQFQTGHR, encoded by the coding sequence ATGCTGATCCGAAACGCCCGCTGGCTCGACAACAACGGGAATGTCCGTTCCGGCTCGATCCGGATCGAGGGCCAGGCGGTTCATTCGCTGGGAGTCGAGACGCCGGATGACGATGCCGGCAGTGAGATCTTCGACGCCGCCGGCCTTCTCGCACTTCCCGGGCTGATCGACGCGCACACGCATTTCCGCGAACCGGGCGGCTGCCCCAAGGAGGGTATCGCCAACGGAAGCCGCGCCGCCCTCGCCGGGGGCGTGACCACCGTTCTCGACATGCCCAACAATCGACCGACCTGCTCGACCCCAGCGCGGCTCGAAGCGAAGAAATCCCTGTTCCGTCGCAAGTGTCGGACGAACTGGGGCCTCCACATCCTCGCCTCGACCACCGCGCCGGTCCCCGAGGCGATCGCCTCGGCGAAGGTGTTCATGTCGCCGTCGGGGCAGGCGCGCGCCGTCGTCTCCGTGGATGAGCTGGCCACGATCTTCGTCAGATATCCCCGGGTGACGATCCACGCGGAAGACGCCTCGGAGTTTCCGCAGGGCACGAACCTGCGCCACCATCTCGCGAGGCCACGCTCCGCTATAGTCAATGCTTTACGAAAGATTGAGACAGCCTACGAAAAACTCGACGCTCGGCAGAGGCCGCGCCTGGCGCTCTGCCACATCTCGACGCGCGAAGAGGTGGAATGGCTGAGAACCGTGAAGCGCCGAGGCTGGGACGTGTGGGGCGAAACCTGCCCTCACTACCTGTTCTTCACGCAAACCGACCAGCAGCGAGCCGGCCCGGTGCTGCAGGCGAACCCGCCGCTTCGCGGCACGGAGGACCGCGCCGCCCTTCTGGAAGCTCTTGCCGATGGCACGATTGACTACATCTCGACCGACCATGCCCCGCACCTGCCGGGCGAGAAAGCATCCGTCAGGCCGCCCTCCGGCATTGCCTCGATCGAGTGGTTCCTGCCGCTGCTCGCGTCCCTCGCGGACCGCGGTTCGATCTCCTGGAAGCGCCTGCTTCAGATCGCCTGCGAAAATCCCACCCGCTGTTTCGATATCCCGCTCCGGAACGGCATCAAGCCGGGGAATATCGCCGACATCGTCTTCATCTCGCCGGCCGGCGCCTATCTTCCCGATCGGAAGATCGTCACCCGGGCGCAGGTCAATCCGTATGCGGGCTTCACGTTCACCCGCCGCGTCGAGGCGGTGCTGGTGAACGGAGCCTGGGCATACAGCCGCAGAATATATATCAATAACTCTTCTATTTCACGGGAGGCATATGAACAGTTTCAAACGGGTCATCGTTGA
- the pyrE gene encoding orotate phosphoribosyltransferase: MNSFKRVIVEFLIECGALTFGEFRLKSGRMSPFFINIGCVSSGKRLDFLGDALAQAINAEFPDVSLLFGPAYKGISLATAVAGAYWRRYGKDLAVCFDRKEAKDHGEGGNLIGTIPSPADKIVIIDDVLSDGATKVIAIQSIERAFKVKPLGVAIAVNRAPKSSSVPFKAVSLIDLGDVREYLTETGDARAGVVQTFWETAS; the protein is encoded by the coding sequence ATGAACAGTTTCAAACGGGTCATCGTTGAGTTCCTGATCGAATGCGGCGCCTTGACGTTCGGCGAGTTCAGGCTGAAGTCCGGCAGGATGTCCCCGTTCTTCATCAACATCGGCTGTGTCAGTTCGGGCAAGCGTCTCGATTTCCTCGGCGATGCCCTGGCACAGGCCATCAACGCGGAGTTTCCCGACGTCAGCCTCCTGTTCGGACCGGCCTACAAGGGCATCTCGCTCGCCACGGCCGTTGCCGGGGCCTACTGGCGGCGCTACGGGAAAGACCTCGCCGTCTGCTTCGACCGCAAGGAGGCCAAAGACCACGGCGAAGGCGGCAACCTGATCGGGACGATTCCCTCGCCCGCCGACAAGATCGTCATCATCGACGACGTGCTGAGCGACGGGGCGACAAAAGTCATTGCTATACAATCGATCGAACGAGCATTCAAGGTGAAACCCCTCGGCGTGGCGATCGCGGTCAACCGCGCCCCGAAGTCGTCTTCGGTTCCGTTCAAAGCCGTATCCCTGATCGACCTCGGCGATGTCCGCGAGTATCTCACCGAAACCGGCGACGCCCGCGCTGGCGTCGTACAAACATTCTGGGAGACCGCATCATGA
- a CDS encoding orotidine 5'-phosphate decarboxylase codes for MKKIFRVIPSLDCTDLTRAVNLVEQVAASDMVYGYKIGFALGLACGIPETVKAIRSVSDKPIIYDHQKGGTDIPDTAPLFADVMSTGGVDEAILFPLTGPETMKAWIAALKERSIKVIVGSVMTHKAYLMSEGGFIPDTAVKTIFETARNEGVNAFVVPLTKPEKTEELISQCTFGPDTEFYSPGLGHQQGDAARFGFIKRHYLIVGRRLLNAPDPLNWIQSLEKDLSAYI; via the coding sequence ATGAAAAAAATCTTTCGCGTCATTCCTTCCCTCGACTGTACCGATCTGACGCGGGCGGTCAACCTCGTCGAGCAGGTCGCCGCCTCCGACATGGTGTACGGCTACAAGATCGGGTTTGCCCTCGGCCTCGCCTGCGGCATTCCCGAAACGGTCAAAGCGATCCGGTCCGTCTCCGACAAGCCGATCATCTACGATCACCAGAAGGGCGGCACCGACATTCCCGACACCGCGCCCCTCTTCGCCGACGTCATGAGCACGGGCGGCGTCGATGAGGCGATTCTCTTCCCGCTGACGGGCCCTGAAACGATGAAAGCCTGGATCGCGGCCCTGAAGGAGCGGTCGATCAAGGTCATCGTCGGAAGCGTCATGACCCACAAGGCCTACCTCATGTCGGAAGGCGGGTTCATTCCCGATACGGCCGTGAAAACGATCTTTGAGACTGCCAGGAATGAGGGAGTAAACGCGTTCGTCGTTCCCCTGACCAAGCCCGAGAAAACGGAAGAACTCATCTCCCAATGCACGTTCGGCCCGGACACCGAGTTCTACTCCCCCGGTCTCGGGCATCAGCAAGGCGACGCGGCCAGGTTCGGCTTCATCAAACGCCACTATCTCATCGTCGGCCGCAGGCTGTTGAACGCACCGGATCCGCTGAACTGGATCCAGTCTCTCGAAAAGGATTTGTCTGCATATATATGA
- the pyrB gene encoding aspartate carbamoyltransferase encodes MKKDLISIEDLNKQKLVQYLNLAEKMERLPDAEKRTMLAGKILAVLFFEPSTRTRLSFEAAMQRLGGSVIGFSESGGSSVSKGETIKDTICTVENYADAIVIRHHKEGTARLAAESCRVPVINAGDGANQHPTQTLLDLYTIQKIRGKFDGLRIAMAGDLKYSRTIHSLIQALAKFDNVHVHLVSPESLKLPEHIKRSIEGKAITWHEDGNIVESVTSCDILYMTRIQRERFPDALEYEKVKDSFCVDRNLLKNAQPHLKVLHPLPRVNEIHPDVDSTPFAGYFEQVKNGLIMRQAILFHLIGGLNT; translated from the coding sequence ATGAAGAAAGATTTGATCTCGATCGAAGATTTGAACAAACAGAAGCTCGTCCAGTATCTGAACCTGGCCGAAAAGATGGAACGTCTGCCCGACGCGGAAAAGCGGACCATGCTGGCGGGAAAGATTCTTGCCGTCCTGTTCTTCGAGCCGAGCACCCGGACCCGCCTGAGCTTCGAGGCGGCCATGCAGCGGCTGGGCGGTTCGGTCATCGGGTTTTCCGAATCGGGTGGTTCGTCGGTCAGCAAAGGGGAAACGATCAAGGATACGATCTGCACCGTCGAGAACTACGCGGATGCGATCGTCATCCGCCACCACAAGGAAGGAACGGCCCGCCTGGCTGCCGAATCGTGCAGGGTTCCGGTCATCAATGCCGGCGACGGCGCGAACCAGCATCCGACCCAGACGCTGCTGGACCTCTACACGATCCAGAAGATCCGCGGAAAGTTCGATGGCCTGCGAATCGCAATGGCGGGAGATCTGAAATACTCTCGAACCATCCATTCCCTCATCCAGGCACTCGCCAAGTTCGACAACGTCCACGTCCACCTCGTATCGCCGGAAAGCCTGAAGCTTCCCGAGCACATCAAGCGGAGTATCGAGGGCAAAGCCATCACCTGGCACGAGGACGGGAACATCGTCGAATCCGTCACATCCTGCGACATTCTCTACATGACCCGCATTCAGCGTGAGCGTTTTCCCGACGCGCTCGAATACGAAAAAGTCAAAGACTCGTTCTGCGTCGACCGGAATCTGCTGAAGAACGCGCAACCGCATCTCAAGGTCCTGCATCCGCTTCCCCGCGTGAACGAGATCCACCCGGACGTCGATTCCACGCCCTTCGCAGGCTATTTCGAGCAGGTGAAGAACGGCCTCATCATGCGCCAGGCGATTCTGTTCCACCTGATTGGAGGCTTGAACACATGA
- a CDS encoding aspartate carbamoyltransferase regulatory subunit, with product MTSANVLLIPKIENGIVIDHIPAGLGSEILHILSYHPELAGTPITFGLNYQSRRLGKKDLIKLQITELPPRFLSHLSIIAPGVTVKRIKDFKVDRKIILDPPEIIEGILKCPNPNCVTNFECHVRTSFHCLETSPLRFRCNFCERLFAVDELEPTLQPREPA from the coding sequence ATGACCAGCGCCAACGTGCTTCTCATCCCGAAGATCGAGAACGGCATCGTCATCGACCATATTCCCGCAGGCCTGGGCAGCGAAATCCTGCACATTCTTTCCTACCACCCTGAACTCGCCGGAACGCCCATCACCTTCGGACTCAATTATCAGAGCAGGCGCCTCGGAAAGAAGGACCTGATCAAGCTCCAGATCACCGAGCTTCCGCCGAGATTTCTGAGTCACCTGTCCATCATCGCCCCGGGCGTGACCGTCAAGCGCATCAAGGATTTCAAGGTCGACCGCAAGATCATCCTCGATCCGCCTGAAATCATCGAAGGCATCCTGAAGTGCCCCAACCCGAACTGCGTCACCAACTTCGAGTGCCACGTCCGAACCAGCTTCCACTGTCTGGAAACGTCCCCCCTCAGGTTCCGCTGCAACTTCTGCGAACGCCTCTTCGCCGTCGACGAACTCGAACCAACCCTCCAACCCCGCGAACCCGCCTGA
- a CDS encoding dihydroorotate dehydrogenase, translating to MNLNRVKVALAGLELASPLVLSSGILGMSASSLGLAAKHGAGAVTAKSCGMSERSGHKCPSVLPFEHGILNAVGLSNPGVDVMSQEISEYRKRFGGKAPVIASIFGASVEEFGEVAERMAVAEPDMIEVNVSCPNVASEFGQPFGADPAACARITSLVKRKAGRIPVSVKLTSACASIGTMAKVCEDNGADAITAINSIGPGMLIDLNVRKPVLSNKTGGVSGACILPIAVRCVWEIYRSVNIPIIGGGGVTQASDALQLIMAGASAVGIGSAVYKPGLSVFDRINRGIMEYIKGNAIQSLSSLIGAAHVA from the coding sequence ATGAATTTGAACAGGGTGAAGGTTGCACTGGCCGGTCTCGAACTGGCGTCGCCACTTGTGCTGTCGTCGGGAATTCTCGGCATGTCTGCCTCGTCGCTCGGCCTTGCGGCAAAACACGGCGCAGGCGCTGTGACCGCGAAATCGTGCGGCATGTCGGAGCGGTCGGGCCACAAATGCCCGAGCGTTCTTCCGTTTGAACATGGCATCCTCAACGCCGTCGGCCTCTCGAACCCCGGCGTGGACGTGATGTCGCAGGAAATCTCCGAGTATCGGAAGAGGTTCGGCGGCAAGGCTCCCGTCATCGCGTCGATCTTCGGCGCGAGTGTCGAAGAGTTCGGAGAGGTCGCCGAACGAATGGCCGTGGCCGAGCCGGACATGATCGAAGTGAACGTCTCGTGCCCGAACGTCGCGTCGGAGTTCGGCCAGCCGTTCGGGGCCGATCCCGCGGCCTGCGCGCGCATCACCTCGCTCGTAAAGCGCAAAGCAGGCAGGATTCCCGTTTCCGTCAAACTGACCTCGGCCTGCGCCTCGATCGGCACGATGGCGAAGGTCTGCGAAGACAACGGCGCGGACGCGATCACGGCGATCAACTCGATCGGACCGGGCATGCTGATCGACCTGAACGTCAGAAAGCCGGTTCTCTCGAACAAAACGGGCGGCGTTTCCGGGGCCTGCATTCTGCCCATCGCCGTCAGATGCGTTTGGGAGATCTACCGCTCCGTCAACATTCCGATCATCGGCGGCGGCGGCGTGACGCAGGCATCGGATGCCCTGCAATTGATCATGGCCGGCGCATCGGCCGTCGGGATTGGCTCCGCTGTATACAAGCCGGGGTTGTCGGTGTTCGACCGCATCAACAGGGGAATCATGGAATATATCAAAGGCAACGCTATACAATCACTTTCATCACTCATCGGAGCAGCCCATGTCGCATAA
- a CDS encoding dihydroorotate dehydrogenase electron transfer subunit produces MSHNMQTFPIANVVTHHDGLKSFYVERPFTVKPGQFVTMWLPGIDEKPFSVSDMTDEHLEITVKAVGPFTKELMNRRKGEYVGLRGPFGKGFSLKDDTLLVGGGIGMAPLRFLARALRAGGKRFRLLFGVRTAADLPFLEFYRSLPGCTIVSEDVSLGNKGLVTTFMDSIIEEGRISHISAAGPEPMLMAVRDLSESRHLPYELSFERYMKCGIGICGQCCMDGSGLRLCIDGPVLDARKLADITEIGLPHRTASGRKPY; encoded by the coding sequence ATGTCGCATAACATGCAGACGTTTCCGATCGCAAACGTCGTCACTCATCACGACGGCCTGAAGAGTTTCTATGTCGAACGTCCGTTCACCGTCAAACCCGGCCAGTTCGTGACGATGTGGCTTCCCGGCATCGACGAGAAGCCGTTTTCCGTCTCGGACATGACGGACGAGCATCTCGAGATAACGGTCAAGGCCGTCGGCCCGTTCACGAAAGAGCTGATGAACCGCCGGAAAGGCGAGTATGTCGGCCTGCGCGGACCCTTCGGAAAAGGCTTTTCCCTGAAGGACGACACGCTGCTGGTCGGCGGCGGCATCGGCATGGCCCCGCTCCGCTTCCTGGCGCGGGCTCTCAGGGCAGGCGGCAAGCGATTCCGCCTGCTCTTCGGCGTCCGCACCGCCGCCGATCTTCCATTTCTGGAGTTTTATCGCTCTCTCCCCGGCTGCACGATCGTGTCCGAAGACGTTTCTCTCGGAAACAAAGGACTAGTCACCACGTTCATGGATTCCATCATCGAAGAGGGCCGGATCAGCCACATCAGCGCCGCAGGCCCGGAACCAATGCTGATGGCCGTGCGCGACCTGTCCGAGTCACGGCATCTACCGTACGAACTGTCGTTCGAACGTTACATGAAATGCGGCATCGGCATCTGCGGCCAGTGCTGCATGGACGGTTCCGGCCTGCGCCTCTGCATCGACGGCCCCGTCCTCGATGCAAGGAAACTCGCCGATATCACCGAAATCGGTCTACCCCACCGCACCGCCTCCGGCCGGAAGCCTTATTGA